The Candidatus Nanohalovita haloferacivicina region CTGCGGAAACGGTGTAACCGGTTCCATGGCTCGTGAAATGTTTGAAAAGCTTGGAGCAAATGTGAAAATGGTTAATGAGAGGGTTGACGGCAGTTTTCCGAATCATTTGCCAGCTCCTGGAGAGGAAGAGGCCCAGCAGCAGCTTGAAGAAGCGATGAGCGATGAGCATCTTGGAATAATATTTGATGGAGATGGAGACCGTGCAGGATTCATAATTCCTGGTTATGGGTATATTGAGGAAGACAAGGTTATTGCAATACTCGCTAAAGAAAGTCTTGGCCGGCAGAAAGGCAAGGTTGTCCACGATCTCAGGGCTTCAAAGCTAGTGCCAGAGAAAGTTGAAGAGCATGGTGGAGAAGCAGTTGAGTCTCGTGTAGGCCACACATTTATCTCGGAAAAGATACATGAGGACTCTGGCGTGGTTTTCGCTGGAGAGCTTTCAGGCCATTACTACTTCCCTGCTTTCGGTTTTCCATGGGATGACGGGCTTTTCACAGCAGCACTTATGTCAAGGATTGTCTCGGAGGAAGATGTAGTGGAAGAGCTTTATTCCTGGCCTGAGTACCCTGTCTCACCTGAAGTTAATCTTGACTGTCCGAATGATCTGAAGGAGAAAGTTATGGAAAAAGTGGCGGAGGAGTACTCCGATCATGAGACCTCTACTATGGATGGCGTTAAGATTAACTTTGAGAAGGGCTGGGCGCTTGTACGTCCTTCCAGCACCGAGCCAGTTGTAAGACTTCGCTGTGAGGCCGATACAGAGGAGGATGTCGATAGAATTCTTGAAGGAGTAGAAGCTGACGTCAAACGGTTTATTGAGGAGGCCTAGTTGGCCTCTTTCACAAAGCTTCCTGCTGAGATTACGTCGCCCATTCCTACCAGTCTTTTTGGATCTTCATGGATTACTGGCGGAATAGCTACTACATTGTAGCCGTCGACGCTTCCTATTCCGCTTTCCGTGAATCCTTCCATCTGGAAGAAGTCCTCGAAGTCTTCAAGGTCATCAAGCTTCTTCACGTGCTTATTATCGAAGTCCAGAGGTTCGTATTTTTCCGGTATTTCTCCTTTATCTGCCATCCGTACAGCGCAGGTCTCTCCATATAGCATGCTTTTCCTTATTTTCTCTGGTGATAGAGGATAGTCGCGGTGAGTAACGTTCAGATGGTATCTGTAGGTGTGGATGTGCACTCTTTCAAGTCCGAACTCCTCTATAAAGAACTTTGCAAACTGGAAGGCCTCTCCAAGAGAAGGTTCCTCGTTATCAAGCTGTACGTTGAGGGCCTTCTCCAGGCTTTTCATTTCGTATTCGTCAAGGCCTATGCTCTGGATGTGTGGAAATATATATTCTTCTAGAAGGTTCAGTTTATCGCTGAGATCTACGTACTCCATGTGGATAGGAGCATCGATGTGAACAAGCTGTTCTGAGGCCTTTTTCATCTTGGCTTCCACGTTTCCATCTGCGTTGTGGAATCCTGAGAGAAGAACTCTGTCAAGGCCTTCGTTTAGTTCGTCTATATGGTCTTCTACTCCTTTTCTGAAGTATGGGCCGAATCCTCTGAGTTTGTCGGATAGTATTAGTCTGCCTGTTTTTTCTCCGTCGAATTCGAATATTCTGTTTACTTTGGTTCTGTCTGTATTTCCTGCTTCCTTTATTGGAAGAAGCTCTAGGTTGTTGCCGGTGTTTACAGGGTATTTCATTCTCTCATCCAGGTTTTCAACCAGTTTATCGGATAGGAATGGCGTGTAGAAAACTGTGTTGTTTCCATTTTTTGCAAGGAAGTTTGCCATGATTCCGGCCTGACCTCCTATCTCTTCAACACCTCCTTCTACTTCTGGTTCAAAGTTCTGGTAGTTTACCTCCTTGTTTTTGCTGTTTTCAATACAGTATTTCAGCAGGGAGAGAAACTCTTCCTGGCTCTCCACAGAATCCAGGTTTTCAGCATCTACTTTTTCCAGATCAAGGCCTAGATCCTCTACACTGTACTTTACATCTATATTGGCATTGAATCCGACAAGTACGGAGGCCCCAGGAGATCTCATCTCCAGTTCCTGGTATCGCTCTCTCCAGATATTCTTCACAGCCCGCTCACCAGTTCCTTGGCAGCTTCTCCTGGATTTTCTGCTTTAACAACTCCTGAAGCAACCAGGACGCCTTCACATCCGAGTTCAATGCTTTTACTTACGTCTTCAGAAGTTTTGATGCCGGCCCCGGTTAAAGCTGTTACAGGGGCGGCGGCCTCAACTGCTTCTTCAATTATTTCCGGTTCTGCTTCTGCGACGGAGATATCACCGCCGATAAGTTCTGGAGGTTCGAATGCAATATAATCTGGTTCGAATTCGCTGAGTTCGGCACATTCTTCCGGGCTCTGCGCGCAGACAACAGTTGTTAGGCCTAGTTCCTTTGCTTTATCTACTGAGGCCTTTATCTTTTCTTTTTCAAGTCTGTTCTCGGAGTGGTTGATCAGTGTTCCTGTTGCGCCGGCCTCCTTTACTCCTTCGCCCAGAATGCTTCCTGTATGACTTCCGGGTTCTACTCCGTCGATGTGCTGTGCAAATACTTCTACTTCAGAGTCCTCGAGTCTGAGAAGGTCTTCTGGTTGAACTGAAAATATGAGTTTTTTTGGGTCA contains the following coding sequences:
- a CDS encoding phosphomannomutase/phosphoglucomutase, encoding MVSFFHSYDLRGTYPDEISEEEAEKVGKAYGTFTDAEKVLVGRDGREHGDKVAEAFIRGILSTGTDVDYAGVVPTPVVYYGQVKGDYGSSAVVTASHNPSEYTGFKFCLEDALAMSREGGMKEIEAIYESEDFEEGEGQRTEVEIVEQYVDAVKDKIGELDMNLVINCGNGVTGSMAREMFEKLGANVKMVNERVDGSFPNHLPAPGEEEAQQQLEEAMSDEHLGIIFDGDGDRAGFIIPGYGYIEEDKVIAILAKESLGRQKGKVVHDLRASKLVPEKVEEHGGEAVESRVGHTFISEKIHEDSGVVFAGELSGHYYFPAFGFPWDDGLFTAALMSRIVSEEDVVEELYSWPEYPVSPEVNLDCPNDLKEKVMEKVAEEYSDHETSTMDGVKINFEKGWALVRPSSTEPVVRLRCEADTEEDVDRILEGVEADVKRFIEEA
- the tpiA gene encoding triose-phosphate isomerase, yielding MIIINTKAYRKGVGEKVEKLVENCIEVADPKKLIFSVQPEDLLRLEDSEVEVFAQHIDGVEPGSHTGSILGEGVKEAGATGTLINHSENRLEKEKIKASVDKAKELGLTTVVCAQSPEECAELSEFEPDYIAFEPPELIGGDISVAEAEPEIIEEAVEAAAPVTALTGAGIKTSEDVSKSIELGCEGVLVASGVVKAENPGEAAKELVSGL
- a CDS encoding ADP-dependent glucokinase/phosphofructokinase, which encodes MKNIWRERYQELEMRSPGASVLVGFNANIDVKYSVEDLGLDLEKVDAENLDSVESQEEFLSLLKYCIENSKNKEVNYQNFEPEVEGGVEEIGGQAGIMANFLAKNGNNTVFYTPFLSDKLVENLDERMKYPVNTGNNLELLPIKEAGNTDRTKVNRIFEFDGEKTGRLILSDKLRGFGPYFRKGVEDHIDELNEGLDRVLLSGFHNADGNVEAKMKKASEQLVHIDAPIHMEYVDLSDKLNLLEEYIFPHIQSIGLDEYEMKSLEKALNVQLDNEEPSLGEAFQFAKFFIEEFGLERVHIHTYRYHLNVTHRDYPLSPEKIRKSMLYGETCAVRMADKGEIPEKYEPLDFDNKHVKKLDDLEDFEDFFQMEGFTESGIGSVDGYNVVAIPPVIHEDPKRLVGMGDVISAGSFVKEAN